The Vitis vinifera cultivar Pinot Noir 40024 chromosome 8, ASM3070453v1 genome segment TGGAAACAGAGGACGGAGAATGGCGACGAGAGCAGGGCTTTTGAAGCGATTTTTTTCAACGTCAATGTTCTCTTCGCAAACCACGGCTGCTGCTAATGCTAAACCTGCACCTATTCCTTCAACCACCCTCTTCATCTCTGGTAATCACTGCTCCATCAAATCCATCTTCATAATCATCCATTTATGTTCACTCATAGGATCAAGACGTtcatttttcttagcattttttgttattttcttagCACTTTCTAGGAGCCAAACATAAGCACTTGAGAAATGGCATGTTCAATTGAAATCTGAGATGGTTTTAAAAGTTTGCAAATCTTGCCTGTAACCAACCAAGCCTTAGCTTTTGATCCGAGCCACAAGTGTTCAACTGCTTGTGGTGATTATTTTCCTATTGCTTTTTCGCCAATTTTTTGGAGAAGGATCAATGCAATACTCAACTTTACAGCATAATTCTGATTTCTGAATATGTGGTTTCAGGGCTCAACAAGAGAACTACATCTGAGAAACTGAATGAAGAGGCCTCCAAATTTGGTGAAGTCGTTCATGGTAATTGTGTTTTCCTTCCTAGAATACTTCTTGTTGGTTTGTGTTTGTTGGCAACTGCCTTTATGCGTGTGCAACTACACACTACAGACTCTTGTCTTCTAGATTTCCAGGTGCTTTGCTTTGCAGCTTTCAGCTAGATTAATCTGTCTGGTAATCACGGACTGAATGATGCTAACTTTCTCTGTTATTCCCTCTCCCATGATAACATCTTAGACCCATAGAATACAACCTTATCTGTCCATCAATTGGTTGAAAATGCAGACGAGGGGGTGGTTTGCTCTCCACAAAATTTGCTTTATAAAATCacctataaaaattatttttaagtatttaaaaataatttagttgattttatttttaatgaaacaaaatttcaataaCCATTATAGTAAGAGTAAAATTTATTAATCTTGTTGATCATcccctttttcttattttcttaatgTGTTTTGTAAAGTATTAGATTGAGATTACCCGGGGTGCCACTGTGGACTGGGATCCAACTGCCCAGGTGAATGGGGTTATGATCCATACGGATGAACTGGGTGAGTGGGTACCCAACTACTCTTAATGGTTTCTGTCAGTGGGCATCAGGGCAAATCCACCCAACTCAACCATGCATCATATAAATGGAAGAAATGCAAAGCAATTATTCAGAAAGCACGGCCTGTTTAAATCATTTTGGTCCTACTGTTACTGCTCAAATACCTTGTTTACTCCTCTGTTAGTTTTCTTGTATATGGATTGCCATTGAAGAGAAATTTACGAATGGACTTTTTTCtctgatgaattttcaaaagttaattgtattttttcttagattttttattttttaatgtgttGAGATGTATCTATGGATCAATGATGTTACTATGAAACTGCGCTATCTATCTGAAACATCTTAATAGAATTTGAAGATAACGGAATAACATCGTGAAATCCaattttgttcttgtttttgGTTGccttttgtgtttctttttctaatGTTAAAGACGAGCCATAGTCATAGCACTGAGGAACTCTATAATTGTTTGTGTTATGAACAGTTAATGTTGCTGAAGTGCAATTTTCTTCCTTTCATTTTAAATCATATCTTTTGGTTTACCAAACTTTGTCTGgcaaacaattttattttatttttaaatataattgaacAATTCTCAGAAGCAACATTGTCAAGATGGATGTTTTCTGTCCCTCTCATCTATGTTAATGTTTTGCACAATTTATTTTGTTGTAGCTCTTACATTCTTTCGTTTCTTATGGCTGTGTGAATTCTTTCTTTATGTGGAAGATTAGACCAAGCTATATTGGGCTTCGTTTGCTCTGTCAGTATAAATAAGAagcgctttttttttttttgtgaaaaaataaaatgttgtgGATGATGCATATGGCATTTGTATGCTTAACAAAAATGTAATCCTTGGTACAACAGAATTGTTGATCATGATTACTAAAGGCAAATTCAAATAGTTAGGATGAGACTTTGGTTTGGCCAACTTGAAGATAAGTGTGGGCAACCCCAATTTCATTTTTCAGCTCACTGTGTCATTCTTTGATTTTCCAAATGCCCTTggtgaaggaaaatattaatgaaGGTCCTTGATCTGATGTTTAAGATCTTGCTTGCTTCAAATCTTAATCTTTGCAATGTCAGGACTCAATTCAACTTTGTTAGCATCAGTCTTAGTAATAAATGAGTAAAATGTTTATGAAATTGATAACTTTTTGCTTATGTCTCAGCCAGGGTTGTGACAGACCGTTCCTCTGGATATTCAAAAGGTTTTGGATTTGTGAAATATGCCACTATAGCTCAAGCAGAGCAAGGAATAAAGGGATTGGATGCTCAGGTTAGATCATCTTCCAACCTGGTTAAATGATAGAAAGCTTGCCTAGAATATTGCAATTTGTATGTATTTTTCATAAGTTTATTCATTgaccaaaccttggtggcaacAGGTAAAGTTACCACTATGTGATATGAATTAATCTGGTCAAATATCATTTGAATCTCTTCAAAGTAGTGTACTTGTGAGTAACTGTAT includes the following:
- the LOC100254516 gene encoding organelle RRM domain-containing protein 2, mitochondrial, with product MATRAGLLKRFFSTSMFSSQTTAAANAKPAPIPSTTLFISGLNKRTTSEKLNEEASKFGEVVHARVVTDRSSGYSKGFGFVKYATIAQAEQGIKGLDAQFLDGWVIFAEFARSRTPPGYLASTEKNTHQAEMD